AGGGCCGCTTCAGAACGAAGACGGCACGATTCATGTCAAAGCCTCACGAATCAAAGCTCTACTGACACGAGTGTTAGAGGTGACGTCGCATGACTTCCACTAATGTTGGTTCTCGGGTGGGCGGCTATCGTCGGGAGGTGGACTTTCAAAAGCTTGGGTCGGCACTGCTCATCGCCTCCAGTCTTGTCCTCGCGATTCGCACATCACGTTGGGACCCAACGCAGAGCGACGGGCTCGCAAACGTGGAGTGGGAAAAAGAAGTTGAGCATAGCGTCCGCATCGCGAAGATTGTGCTTTCTCATCTGACTTCCCGGCATCCTGATCTCTTTCAATCGAGAGATGTCGCCTGGTATGTCGCGACAGATGAAGAAACTCCGAGATAGGTTTTTTGGGTAGACACAAGCGTGTCTTACAAGACCAATATTCCTAAACTTGCTCCATGAGGGCATTGACTGATATCGCCAATTGAAATAAGTGTCCTGACCAGCATGTCCGCGAATAAAAAGAGAGTTACTGCGAAAATCACTGAGCCGGTCGAGGCGGAGATGCTCGGACACGTAAAGCCACCGATCAGCGGGCACCACTGGCCAAAATCATCCCAAAGCCGGAGACAGACGCTAGCATACGAGTCAGCGCAAGCTGGAAACACACTATGAGCAGAGCCGCACAGGAGAAGAGAAGACCAACCCCCGATCCCGTAAGTGTTTCAGCATTATGGGCATAAAGTGGTAAAACGGACTCCACCCAGTTGCCTGCGACCTCCAGCACCAAAAACCAGAGCAGCAGCACTGCTAGACGGCTATCCAGAAGGCAGGCAATAGATTGCCAGTGGACACCAAGGTCTCGGGTAGGAGGACAAAGGTCGCCAAGGCTGCGATCAGCAACGCAGCTTCGCTCAGAAGAACACTGCATCAAGAAACAAATTTGCCAGGAAGGCTCCGCAAAGAGGCCCCAGAACTCGCCCTGAATTCAAAATGCGACTCGCCTGCGACCAAACAGGCGGCGCTGCTGTTCTGCGGGAGTGCCGGATCATCATTGGCATCGTCGCAGGCTGGCTTACGAGCAAAATCATGAAAGGATCTAGCTTCGGAGCCGTGATGGATATAGTGTCGGGGTCATCGGTGCCCTGACCGGAGGGTTCATCTCCTCGCATATTGGTCTCGGCGGCGTCGGAGATCATGGCGTCATTACGAGCATGTGATCGCGGTTGTCGGAGATGTGATTCTCACCTTGCTTGTTCGGCTCGTCACGGGAAACAATCGGTATAGCTTTAGTCCCTTGAAGCGGCTAAGAGCATGCATTCAGTTAGGCTGAAACGCGAGATGCTCCCCTTTAGTTCCGTCAGACCTAGTCTCGACAACACTTAATAGAACTGGCCGTTTTCCTAGCTCAGGCGGGAGTATGGATTGCGGAAAACAGTTGAGAAACGGTCAACGAAAGGAGCTGGCCTCGGGCTCGGCTAGTGTGTTTCGTTGACACTAGATCGTTCTTCACGAATTCTCAATATGAGATAGACAGCGATGGCAATGTTGAGCAGGAGCACGATGACCTTCGTGGCAGTTGGATGGCGGTAAATCTCGAAAATCTCTAGTGGCACAAGTGAGCTCGTGGTAATCGTCGTGAACCACTCCGCCCATGGCTTCGCAAGCCAGAGCCCAATACCCTCGGTGAGAAAGAGGGCGGCATAGACGAAGCTGCCGATGCCAAGATCCTTGAAGTCCTTGGGCGGAATATTCGATAATTTGCCAAGGGCAAGGTCGACGTAGTGCCCCCCAGGATTGAAGCCGAACTTGGCGATCAAGAGAGTCACTGAGTCCCCAGGAACGCCATCGTGAAACAAATGCAAGGCGCCAAAGCCCACCGCGATAAGAGCGATCGCTTTGAATAATTTGAAGATCGCTATTAGTTTTAGCAGACCAGAATTTTTTTTGTTCATTGGACCGTTCGCCTTCAGAGGACTTTAGCATTGCCATTGGATGCTAACCGAAGTCTCTAAGAGATACCCCAGTGGCACCTGGGGCGGCATCTCTGCCGCCCCCTTACAATCTCGATTGTCTGCGTTTGCCACGCTTCCTATCTCCGGTGGATCTCACTCGCGGGCCGACCGGCCGAATCCGGGGATGGGAGTACGGGTGAACATAGACCCCCGGTTTACCCAACTATGTTCCCACGGATTCCCTCCGATCACAATCGTGTGAGCTGGCCAGAAGAACGCCGGACCGGTCCACCAGCCCCATGTCCCGAAGGTGGCGGAGATGGTGACTGCGGGTC
The nucleotide sequence above comes from Tunturibacter empetritectus. Encoded proteins:
- a CDS encoding DUF2127 domain-containing protein, which encodes MNKKNSGLLKLIAIFKLFKAIALIAVGFGALHLFHDGVPGDSVTLLIAKFGFNPGGHYVDLALGKLSNIPPKDFKDLGIGSFVYAALFLTEGIGLWLAKPWAEWFTTITTSSLVPLEIFEIYRHPTATKVIVLLLNIAIAVYLILRIREERSSVNETH